From a single Miscanthus floridulus cultivar M001 chromosome 8, ASM1932011v1, whole genome shotgun sequence genomic region:
- the LOC136470473 gene encoding uncharacterized protein translates to MSSSSSSSPSPFRRGHGHGEQQQHASSPRAAAARRAAPRASKRASSSAPDWAGGGEGAVPGGARGDRVGTAPAGARGHGDGVALVGSRRDGVAAARRDGATTAGARDREPAVAPSMEALVKLDLRQIHGGGGVSGASHGGTREAQPAPYPWRRRSAGRRPWRRRRPPPGKASSTPSSSSKPAATARRAAARGVTTAARRLARKPAAAAADSARCGRVGMERERRGEEEEDDMRGPRVSDRGDEVYVFVYACSWAQAVSIQLVVQGVDRVQAFLGEALSNLHFITG, encoded by the exons atgtcatcttcttcttcctcctctccctctccattccgacgcggccacggccatggcgagcagcagcagcacgccagCAGcccgcgagcagcagcagcacgccgagcagcgccgcggGCGAGCAAGCGGGCGAGCAGCAGCGCGCCGGACTGGGCTGGGGGCGGGGAAGGGGCCGTGCCTGGTGGAGCTCGCGGGGACAGGGTTGGGACCGCGCCTGCTGGAGCTCGCGGGCATGGGGATGGGGTCGCGCTTGTTGGATCTCGTCGGGACGGGGTCGCTGCAGCGCGCAGGGACGGGGCCACGACTGCCGGAGCCAGGGACCGGGAGCCCGCCGTCGCGCCGTCCATGGAGGCACTTGTGAAGCTCGACCTGCGCCAGATTCATGGAGGAGGAGGTGTGTCGGGCGCCAGCCATGGAGGTACTCGTGAAGCCCAACCGGCGCCGTATCCATGGAGGAGGAGGTCCGCCGGacgccggccatggaggaggagGCGCCCGCCGCCGGGGAAGGCCAGCAGCacgccgagcagcagcagcaagcccGCAGCAACAGCACGCCGAGCAGCGGCGCGCGGGGTCACGACAGCGGCTCGTCGGCTCGCCCGCAAGCCCGCCGCTGCCGCAGCCGACAGCGCCCGCTGTGGCCGcgtcgggatggagagagagagacgaggagaggaagaagaagatgacatgcggggcccacgtgtcagtgacaggggagatgaagtatacgtcttcgtatacgcctGCAGCTGGGCCCAGGCTGTGTCCATAC AACTGGTAGTACAAGGAGTTGACAGGGTGCAAGCATTTCTCGGGGAGGCGCTCAGCAACTTACATTTCATCACTGGCTAG
- the LOC136470474 gene encoding BEACH domain-containing protein C2-like: MISPDGARTIETAFGHLAPVTCLALSADSNYLVTGSRDTTVILWRIRQVGSAHKKNAPEPPPSTPTAPTSPLATGSSSSSDNSPSKTLETYRRRRIEGPMHVLRGHLGEVTCCSVSSDLGLVGSSSSVSGVLLHSLRTGRLIKKLDVPEAHSICLSSQGIVLIWNESEKRLSTFTVNGIPIATAAVSPLSSRVSCIEISTDGQFAAMGTCSASTDNHDCSNALEDDYDLDKPNSDEDVQESNETRLSVDPPSICFLDLYKLEVNTEHNFFGFCYVLLPLILPMQNSKQLGIYCQVIHTLKLEEGQDVTALALDQENTTLLVSTADKQLIVYTGPAPSTPSAL; the protein is encoded by the coding sequence ATGATCTCTCCGGATGGAGCAAGGACTATCGAAACTGCATTTGGGCATCTTGCTCCTGTGACCTGCCTCGCACTGTCTGCAGACAGTAATTATCTTGTTACAGGGTCTCGTGACACAACAGTTATACTTTGGAGGATACGTCAGGTGGGTTCTGCACATAAGAAAAATGCTCCAGAACCTCCACCATCTACACCGACAGCACCTACTAGTCCTCTAGCCACtggtagtagcagtagcagtgaTAATAGTCCAAGCAAAACTCTAGAAACCTACAGGAGGCGGCGAATTGAAGGTCCTATGCATGTACTAAGAGGACATCTTGGAGAAGTAACCTGCTGTTCTGTTAGTTCTGATTTGGGGCTTGTTGGTTCATCTTCGAGTGTGTCTGGTGTCCTATTACATTCCTTGAGGACAGGTCGGCTAATAAAGAAGCTCGATGTGCCAGAAGCCCATTCCATATGCTTGTCTTCTCAAGGAATTGTATTGATTTGGAATGAATCTGAGAAAAGATTGTCCACCTTCACTGTTAACGGAATCCCTATTGCTACCGCGGCTGTGTCTCCTTTATCTTCACGAGTCAGTTGCATTGAGATTTCTACAGATGGACAGTTTGCTGCAATGGGAACTTGTTCAGCTAGCACTGACAATCATGACTGCAGTAATGCTCTAGAAGATGATTATGATCTTGACAAGCCCAATAGTGATGAGGATGTACAAGAATCAAATGAGACCAGGCTATCTGTTGACCCTCCCTCTATCTGCTTCCTTGATCTATACAAACTTGAGGTGAACACTGAGCACAACTTTTTTGGCTTTTGCTATGTATTGTTACCTCTGATTTTACCAATGCAAAATTCTAAGCAGTTAGGTATATACTGCCAGGTAATCCATACGCTGAAGCTGGAAGAAGGGCAGGACGTCACGGCACTCGCTCTAGACCAAGAAAACACCACCCTACTGGTTTCGACAGCTGATAAGCAGCTAATAGTCTACACGGGTCCGGCTCCAAGTACCCCAAGTGCACTATAG
- the LOC136474525 gene encoding putative glycerol-3-phosphate transporter 1 yields MHRAKPPGIHLFECAQGSPLSLRSCQALVLILTFFSYASYRAARKTMSVVKGVLYPKTSNNYVVLYGGWAPFDSRDGTALLGDIDLAFLAIYAIGMFFVGHIGDRVDLRVLLTIGMIGTGFFTAAFGAGYWLNVHSFYYFLGIQLIAGLFQSTGLPSVVAVVGNWFGKRKRGLIMGIWNAHTSVGNISGSLIAAALLKFGWGCWSFVIPGAIIALVGLIMFLFLPASPESIGAEDDNFKDSGKNEIGTPLLEGHTEVAEKAVGFIEAFRIPGVVPFALCLFFCKLVAYTFLCLSVFVFHFLVTKIICWWRTDSTAVVLSTLFDLGGVIGGILAGHISDRLDARALTAASFTFSGIPALFLYGVFGSISLYWNITLMFITGMLVNGPYALITTAVSAYLGTHSSLRGNSRALATVTAIIDGTGSAGTAIGPLLTGYISAKSWTAVFTMLMVAALIAGLLLSTLVMAEVSAKLESWWSAAAPNDLPVSSEGGA; encoded by the exons ATGCATAGAGCAAAGCCTCCTGGGATTCATCTTTTTGAGTGTGCCCAGGGGAGTCCTCTGTCCCTCAGGTCATGCCAGGCCCTTGTCTTGATATTGACATTCTTTTCTTATGCTAGCTACCGTGCAGCAAGGAAAACCATGAGTGTTGTTAAGGGTGTTCTTTATCCTAAGACATCAAAT AATTACGTGGTGCTCTATGGTGGCTGGGCACCATTTGATTCCAGAGATGGCACTGCACTGCTTGGGGATATTGATTTGGCATTTCTAGCAATTTATGCAATTGGGATGTTCTTTGTTGGCCATATTGGTGATCGAGTGGATCTGAGGGTTCTCCTGACCATTGGAATGATAGGAACTGGTTTTTTCACAGCTGCTTTTGGAGCTGGATACTGGCTCAATGTACACAGCTTCTACTATTTCTTGGGTATTCAGTTAATTGCTGGCCTTTTTCAGTCAACTGGGTTGCCCTCAGTGGTAGCAGTTGTTGGTAATTGGTTTGGCAAGAGAAAGAGAGGGCTCATCATGGGAATTTGGAATGCTCATACTTCTGTAGGGAACATATCAGGATCTCTGATAGCAGCTGCTCTGCTGAAGTTTGGGTGGGGCTG ctggTCATTTGTTATTCCTGGTGCTATTATTGCATTAGTTGGGCTTATAATGTTTCTGTTCTTGCCTGCTAGCCCTGAGTCAATTGGAGCTGAGGATGATAATTTCAAGGATTCAGGTAAGAATGAAATAGGGACCCCTTTATTGGAAGGACACACAGAAGTGGCAGAAAAGGCAGTGGGATTCATTGAGGCATTCAGAATTCCTGGAGTTGTGCCATTTGCTCTCTGTCTGTTTTTCTGCAAGCTAGTCGCCTACACATTTCTCTGTCTGTCTGTATTTGTCTTTCATTTTCTTGTCACAAAGATCAT CTGTTGGTGGAGAACAGACTCGACTGCTGTAGTCCTATCAACGCTGTTTGATTTAGGCGGTGTTATAGGCGGCATTCTTGCTGGCCACATCTCAGACCGTTTGGATGCTCGGGCACTGACAGCAGCAAGTTTCACATTTTCTGGGATACCAGCGCTCTTCTTATACGGTGTATTCGGGAGCATCTCGCTTTACTGGAACATCACCCTAATGTTCATCACCGGCATGCTTGTGAATGGCCCTTACGCACTCATAACCACCGCGGTCTCTGCATACCTCGGAACACATAGCTCCCTGAGAGGCAACTCCCGGGCCTTGGCCACTGTGACAGCGATCATAGATGGGACAGGCTCAGCTGGCACGGCAATTGGCCCTCTTCTGACAGGCTACATCTCTGCTAAGAGCTGGACTGCAGTCTTCACAATGCTGATGGTTGCTGCGCTCATTGCAGGCCTGCTGTTGTCAACGCTAGTCATGGCTGAGGTCTCTGCAAAACTAGAATCCTGGTGGTCAGCGGCAGCGCCAAATGATCTGCCAGTGTCCTCCGAGGGGGGAGCTTAA